A stretch of the Ostrea edulis chromosome 9, xbOstEdul1.1, whole genome shotgun sequence genome encodes the following:
- the LOC130050608 gene encoding starch-binding domain-containing protein 1-like: MEIKEKTVWVQFRTHYVTNSEDLVLGITGSLPELGQWNVTRAVVADEIPKSSGEWVVLMELPANVTFDWKWVVLSQENATMTAFRWEERDNRSTELQGQGQRCYAAWNDDAAYEIIPKFPVDEWKWMDDGDQDDEEQSPESEHVPPRRVDVGYLTSVVVSSYQDIRHKVVAFCQSIRGIFRRG; encoded by the exons ATGGAAATTAAAGAGAAGACTGTGTGGGTCCAATTTCGGACCCACTATGTTACCAACAGCGAAGATCTTGTTTTGGGTATCACTGGTTCCCTCCCAGAGTTAGGGCAGTGGAATGTGACACGAGCTGTAGTTGCAG atGAAATTCCCAAAAGTTCAGGAGAATGGGTTGTTTTAATGGAACTTCCAGCAAATGTCACGTTTGACTGGAAGTGGGTGGTACTTTCCCAGGAAAATGCTACGATGACCGCATTCCGGTGGGAAGAGCGAGATAATAGAAGCACTGAGCTGCAGGGACAGGGTCAACGATGTTACGCCGCGTGGAATGACGACGCGGCGTATGAAATCATCCCCAAATTTCCAG TTGATGAATGGAAATGGATGGATGATGGTGATCAGGATGATGAAGAACAATCTCCTGAGAGTGAACATGTTCCCCCGAGGCGTGTAGATGTAGGCTACCTTACTAGTGTCGTGGTATCATCCTATCAGGATATCCGACACAAAGTGGTAGCCTTTTGTCAGTCGATAAGGGGGATTTTCAGAAGAGGCTGA